In a genomic window of Periophthalmus magnuspinnatus isolate fPerMag1 chromosome 3, fPerMag1.2.pri, whole genome shotgun sequence:
- the zgc:123258 gene encoding signal peptide peptidase-like 2A isoform X3: MGGVLILSVIFLASLANCQEGILHISDGQTEREFCIVHNHSWTPLAQSLDTAIEYPLVNLTSQLLCNSSGVTPDLVKGKAVVVMRGDCDFSQKALTAQELGATTLLIASNQTLITPSANESEYSKVTIPLALMRYRNFLEAQQVFTGEMQVKLYAPPQAKIDPSIAVMLIIAVMTVALGGFWSGASERDRLGQAHDDGGRGENKAESGELFLYSPLKVVVLVLVMCGMLVLMYYFYNILVYVIIAIFCLASANALFFCFDAVLDKIGCGTIRFSVRNWNFSVRSIILASVCIVIAVIWGVYRNEDRWIWILQDILGIAFCLNFIKTISLSNFKICVILLSLLLLYDVFFVFITPFFTKNGVSIMVQVALGPDASGEKLPVVMRVPRFSGLAQNLCGMQFSILGYGDIIVPGLLVAYCSRFDVWVNSRWKVYFISCCTAYLMGMIVTFTVMLLSGMGQPALLYLVPFTLITSAVVAGCRGEMRRFWTGTSYEVLDSSREPLLPEGRTARAIEGDKC, encoded by the exons ATGGGAGGTGTTCTCATTTTATCTGTTATATTCCTGGCGTCGCTG GCAAACTGCCAGGAGGGGATCTTGCATATATCAGATGGCCAAACAGAAAGAGAGTTCTGCATTGTTCACAATCACTCATGGACCCCATTGGCACAATCCCTTGATACTGCT ATTGAATACCCTTTGGTAAATTTGACCTCACAATTGCTGTGCAACAGCTCAGGGGTCACCCCAGACCTTGTCAAAGGAAAAGCTGTAGTGGTGATGCGTGGAGACTGTGATTTCAGCCAGAAAGCATTGACTGCTCAAGAACTTGGAGCTACTACTTTGCTTATTGCAAGCAACCAGACTTTG ATCACTCCATCAGCCAATGAATCTGAATATTCAAAAGTAACTATTCCTCTAGCACTTATGAGGTACAGGAACTTTTTGGAAGCACAACAG GTGTTCACTGGGGAGATGCAAGTGAAGCTGTATGCTCCACCACAAGCAAAGATAGACCCCAGCATTGCAGTTATGCTTATAATAGCTGTAATGACAGTAGCCTTGGGTGGCTTCTGGAGTGGTGCCAGTGAAAG AGACCGATTGGGCCAAGCCCATGATGATGGAGGAAGAGGTGAAAATAAAGCTGAAAGTGGAGAGCTCTTCCTTTATTCCCCTCTTAAAGTAGTGGTCTTAGTTTTGGTGATGTGTGGAATGCTTGTCCTCATGTACTACTTCTACAATATCCTGG TGTATGTCATCATTGCCATATTCTGCCTGGCATCTGCAAATgcactgtttttctgttttgatgCTGTGCTGGATAAAATTGGCTGTGGCACTATAAG GTTTTCAGTGAGAAATTGGAACTTTTCTGTGAGGTCTATTATTCTGGCATCTGTGTGCATTGTTATTGCAGTGATTTGGGGCGTGTACAGGAATGAAGACCG ATGGATCTGGATCCTGCAAGACATCCTTGGCATCGCTTTCTGCCTTAATTTCATAAAAACAATTTCACTGTCTAATTTTAAG ATTTGTGTGATTCTACTGAGCCTACTACTTCTGTATGATGtcttctttgtttttattactccaTTTTTCACCAAG AACGGGGTCAGCATCATGGTGCAGGTTGCCCTTGGCCCAGATGCATCTGGAGAAAAG CTACCTGTAGTGATGCGAGTTCCTCGCTTTTCGGGATTGGCCCAGAATTTATGTGGGATGCAGTTCTCTATTCTAGGCTATGGAGACATTATTGTTCCag GGCTACTGGTTGCTTACTGCAGCAGATTTGATGTTTGGGTAAACAGTCGCTGGAAAGTCTACTTCATCAGCTGTTGCACAG ccTATCTCATGGGAATGATCGTCACATTTACTGTCATGCTCCTGTCTGGGATGGGTCAGCCAGCTCTGCTTTACCTAGTGCCTTTTACTCTCATAACCTCTGCAGTGGTGGCTGGGTgtagaggagagatgaggaggttTTGGACTGGAACTTCCTATGAG
- the zgc:123258 gene encoding signal peptide peptidase-like 2A isoform X4: MGGVLILSVIFLASLANCQEGILHISDGQTEREFCIVHNHSWTPLAQSLDTAIEYPLVNLTSQLLCNSSGVTPDLVKGKAVVVMRGDCDFSQKALTAQELGATTLLIASNQTLITPSANESEYSKVTIPLALMRYRNFLEAQQVFTGEMQVKLYAPPQAKIDPSIAVMLIIAVMTVALGGFWSGASERDRLGQAHDDGGRGENKAESGELFLYSPLKVVVLVLVMCGMLVLMYYFYNILVYVIIAIFCLASANALFFCFDAVLDKIGCGTIRFSVRNWNFSVRSIILASVCIVIAVIWGVYRNEDRWIWILQDILGIAFCLNFIKTISLSNFKICVILLSLLLLYDVFFVFITPFFTKNGVSIMVQVALGPDASGEKLPVVMRVPRFSGLAQNLCGMQFSILGYGDIIVPGLLVAYCSRFDVWVNSRWKVYFISCCTAYLMGMIVTFTVMLLSGMGQPALLYLVPFTLITSAVVAGCRGEMRRFWTGTSYEREELREP; the protein is encoded by the exons ATGGGAGGTGTTCTCATTTTATCTGTTATATTCCTGGCGTCGCTG GCAAACTGCCAGGAGGGGATCTTGCATATATCAGATGGCCAAACAGAAAGAGAGTTCTGCATTGTTCACAATCACTCATGGACCCCATTGGCACAATCCCTTGATACTGCT ATTGAATACCCTTTGGTAAATTTGACCTCACAATTGCTGTGCAACAGCTCAGGGGTCACCCCAGACCTTGTCAAAGGAAAAGCTGTAGTGGTGATGCGTGGAGACTGTGATTTCAGCCAGAAAGCATTGACTGCTCAAGAACTTGGAGCTACTACTTTGCTTATTGCAAGCAACCAGACTTTG ATCACTCCATCAGCCAATGAATCTGAATATTCAAAAGTAACTATTCCTCTAGCACTTATGAGGTACAGGAACTTTTTGGAAGCACAACAG GTGTTCACTGGGGAGATGCAAGTGAAGCTGTATGCTCCACCACAAGCAAAGATAGACCCCAGCATTGCAGTTATGCTTATAATAGCTGTAATGACAGTAGCCTTGGGTGGCTTCTGGAGTGGTGCCAGTGAAAG AGACCGATTGGGCCAAGCCCATGATGATGGAGGAAGAGGTGAAAATAAAGCTGAAAGTGGAGAGCTCTTCCTTTATTCCCCTCTTAAAGTAGTGGTCTTAGTTTTGGTGATGTGTGGAATGCTTGTCCTCATGTACTACTTCTACAATATCCTGG TGTATGTCATCATTGCCATATTCTGCCTGGCATCTGCAAATgcactgtttttctgttttgatgCTGTGCTGGATAAAATTGGCTGTGGCACTATAAG GTTTTCAGTGAGAAATTGGAACTTTTCTGTGAGGTCTATTATTCTGGCATCTGTGTGCATTGTTATTGCAGTGATTTGGGGCGTGTACAGGAATGAAGACCG ATGGATCTGGATCCTGCAAGACATCCTTGGCATCGCTTTCTGCCTTAATTTCATAAAAACAATTTCACTGTCTAATTTTAAG ATTTGTGTGATTCTACTGAGCCTACTACTTCTGTATGATGtcttctttgtttttattactccaTTTTTCACCAAG AACGGGGTCAGCATCATGGTGCAGGTTGCCCTTGGCCCAGATGCATCTGGAGAAAAG CTACCTGTAGTGATGCGAGTTCCTCGCTTTTCGGGATTGGCCCAGAATTTATGTGGGATGCAGTTCTCTATTCTAGGCTATGGAGACATTATTGTTCCag GGCTACTGGTTGCTTACTGCAGCAGATTTGATGTTTGGGTAAACAGTCGCTGGAAAGTCTACTTCATCAGCTGTTGCACAG ccTATCTCATGGGAATGATCGTCACATTTACTGTCATGCTCCTGTCTGGGATGGGTCAGCCAGCTCTGCTTTACCTAGTGCCTTTTACTCTCATAACCTCTGCAGTGGTGGCTGGGTgtagaggagagatgaggaggttTTGGACTGGAACTTCCTATGAG
- the zgc:123258 gene encoding signal peptide peptidase-like 2A isoform X2, protein MGGVLILSVIFLASLANCQEGILHISDGQTEREFCIVHNHSWTPLAQSLDTAIEYPLVNLTSQLLCNSSGVTPDLVKGKAVVVMRGDCDFSQKALTAQELGATTLLIASNQTLITPSANESEYSKVTIPLALMRYRNFLEAQQVFTGEMQVKLYAPPQAKIDPSIAVMLIIAVMTVALGGFWSGASERDRLGQAHDDGGRGENKAESGELFLYSPLKVVVLVLVMCGMLVLMYYFYNILVYVIIAIFCLASANALFFCFDAVLDKIGCGTIRFSVRNWNFSVRSIILASVCIVIAVIWGVYRNEDRWIWILQDILGIAFCLNFIKTISLSNFKICVILLSLLLLYDVFFVFITPFFTKNGVSIMVQVALGPDASGEKMQGNMVEVPAEPQPPTEKLPVVMRVPRFSGLAQNLCGMQFSILGYGDIIVPGLLVAYCSRFDVWVNSRWKVYFISCCTAYLMGMIVTFTVMLLSGMGQPALLYLVPFTLITSAVVAGCRGEMRRFWTGTSYEREELREP, encoded by the exons ATGGGAGGTGTTCTCATTTTATCTGTTATATTCCTGGCGTCGCTG GCAAACTGCCAGGAGGGGATCTTGCATATATCAGATGGCCAAACAGAAAGAGAGTTCTGCATTGTTCACAATCACTCATGGACCCCATTGGCACAATCCCTTGATACTGCT ATTGAATACCCTTTGGTAAATTTGACCTCACAATTGCTGTGCAACAGCTCAGGGGTCACCCCAGACCTTGTCAAAGGAAAAGCTGTAGTGGTGATGCGTGGAGACTGTGATTTCAGCCAGAAAGCATTGACTGCTCAAGAACTTGGAGCTACTACTTTGCTTATTGCAAGCAACCAGACTTTG ATCACTCCATCAGCCAATGAATCTGAATATTCAAAAGTAACTATTCCTCTAGCACTTATGAGGTACAGGAACTTTTTGGAAGCACAACAG GTGTTCACTGGGGAGATGCAAGTGAAGCTGTATGCTCCACCACAAGCAAAGATAGACCCCAGCATTGCAGTTATGCTTATAATAGCTGTAATGACAGTAGCCTTGGGTGGCTTCTGGAGTGGTGCCAGTGAAAG AGACCGATTGGGCCAAGCCCATGATGATGGAGGAAGAGGTGAAAATAAAGCTGAAAGTGGAGAGCTCTTCCTTTATTCCCCTCTTAAAGTAGTGGTCTTAGTTTTGGTGATGTGTGGAATGCTTGTCCTCATGTACTACTTCTACAATATCCTGG TGTATGTCATCATTGCCATATTCTGCCTGGCATCTGCAAATgcactgtttttctgttttgatgCTGTGCTGGATAAAATTGGCTGTGGCACTATAAG GTTTTCAGTGAGAAATTGGAACTTTTCTGTGAGGTCTATTATTCTGGCATCTGTGTGCATTGTTATTGCAGTGATTTGGGGCGTGTACAGGAATGAAGACCG ATGGATCTGGATCCTGCAAGACATCCTTGGCATCGCTTTCTGCCTTAATTTCATAAAAACAATTTCACTGTCTAATTTTAAG ATTTGTGTGATTCTACTGAGCCTACTACTTCTGTATGATGtcttctttgtttttattactccaTTTTTCACCAAG AACGGGGTCAGCATCATGGTGCAGGTTGCCCTTGGCCCAGATGCATCTGGAGAAAAG ATGCAGGGTAACATGGTGGAAGTGCCTGCTGAACCCCAACCCCCCACAGAAAAA CTACCTGTAGTGATGCGAGTTCCTCGCTTTTCGGGATTGGCCCAGAATTTATGTGGGATGCAGTTCTCTATTCTAGGCTATGGAGACATTATTGTTCCag GGCTACTGGTTGCTTACTGCAGCAGATTTGATGTTTGGGTAAACAGTCGCTGGAAAGTCTACTTCATCAGCTGTTGCACAG ccTATCTCATGGGAATGATCGTCACATTTACTGTCATGCTCCTGTCTGGGATGGGTCAGCCAGCTCTGCTTTACCTAGTGCCTTTTACTCTCATAACCTCTGCAGTGGTGGCTGGGTgtagaggagagatgaggaggttTTGGACTGGAACTTCCTATGAG
- the zgc:123258 gene encoding signal peptide peptidase-like 2A isoform X1, whose product MGGVLILSVIFLASLANCQEGILHISDGQTEREFCIVHNHSWTPLAQSLDTAIEYPLVNLTSQLLCNSSGVTPDLVKGKAVVVMRGDCDFSQKALTAQELGATTLLIASNQTLITPSANESEYSKVTIPLALMRYRNFLEAQQVFTGEMQVKLYAPPQAKIDPSIAVMLIIAVMTVALGGFWSGASERDRLGQAHDDGGRGENKAESGELFLYSPLKVVVLVLVMCGMLVLMYYFYNILVYVIIAIFCLASANALFFCFDAVLDKIGCGTIRFSVRNWNFSVRSIILASVCIVIAVIWGVYRNEDRWIWILQDILGIAFCLNFIKTISLSNFKICVILLSLLLLYDVFFVFITPFFTKNGVSIMVQVALGPDASGEKMQGNMVEVPAEPQPPTEKLPVVMRVPRFSGLAQNLCGMQFSILGYGDIIVPGLLVAYCSRFDVWVNSRWKVYFISCCTAYLMGMIVTFTVMLLSGMGQPALLYLVPFTLITSAVVAGCRGEMRRFWTGTSYEVLDSSREPLLPEGRTARAIEGDKC is encoded by the exons ATGGGAGGTGTTCTCATTTTATCTGTTATATTCCTGGCGTCGCTG GCAAACTGCCAGGAGGGGATCTTGCATATATCAGATGGCCAAACAGAAAGAGAGTTCTGCATTGTTCACAATCACTCATGGACCCCATTGGCACAATCCCTTGATACTGCT ATTGAATACCCTTTGGTAAATTTGACCTCACAATTGCTGTGCAACAGCTCAGGGGTCACCCCAGACCTTGTCAAAGGAAAAGCTGTAGTGGTGATGCGTGGAGACTGTGATTTCAGCCAGAAAGCATTGACTGCTCAAGAACTTGGAGCTACTACTTTGCTTATTGCAAGCAACCAGACTTTG ATCACTCCATCAGCCAATGAATCTGAATATTCAAAAGTAACTATTCCTCTAGCACTTATGAGGTACAGGAACTTTTTGGAAGCACAACAG GTGTTCACTGGGGAGATGCAAGTGAAGCTGTATGCTCCACCACAAGCAAAGATAGACCCCAGCATTGCAGTTATGCTTATAATAGCTGTAATGACAGTAGCCTTGGGTGGCTTCTGGAGTGGTGCCAGTGAAAG AGACCGATTGGGCCAAGCCCATGATGATGGAGGAAGAGGTGAAAATAAAGCTGAAAGTGGAGAGCTCTTCCTTTATTCCCCTCTTAAAGTAGTGGTCTTAGTTTTGGTGATGTGTGGAATGCTTGTCCTCATGTACTACTTCTACAATATCCTGG TGTATGTCATCATTGCCATATTCTGCCTGGCATCTGCAAATgcactgtttttctgttttgatgCTGTGCTGGATAAAATTGGCTGTGGCACTATAAG GTTTTCAGTGAGAAATTGGAACTTTTCTGTGAGGTCTATTATTCTGGCATCTGTGTGCATTGTTATTGCAGTGATTTGGGGCGTGTACAGGAATGAAGACCG ATGGATCTGGATCCTGCAAGACATCCTTGGCATCGCTTTCTGCCTTAATTTCATAAAAACAATTTCACTGTCTAATTTTAAG ATTTGTGTGATTCTACTGAGCCTACTACTTCTGTATGATGtcttctttgtttttattactccaTTTTTCACCAAG AACGGGGTCAGCATCATGGTGCAGGTTGCCCTTGGCCCAGATGCATCTGGAGAAAAG ATGCAGGGTAACATGGTGGAAGTGCCTGCTGAACCCCAACCCCCCACAGAAAAA CTACCTGTAGTGATGCGAGTTCCTCGCTTTTCGGGATTGGCCCAGAATTTATGTGGGATGCAGTTCTCTATTCTAGGCTATGGAGACATTATTGTTCCag GGCTACTGGTTGCTTACTGCAGCAGATTTGATGTTTGGGTAAACAGTCGCTGGAAAGTCTACTTCATCAGCTGTTGCACAG ccTATCTCATGGGAATGATCGTCACATTTACTGTCATGCTCCTGTCTGGGATGGGTCAGCCAGCTCTGCTTTACCTAGTGCCTTTTACTCTCATAACCTCTGCAGTGGTGGCTGGGTgtagaggagagatgaggaggttTTGGACTGGAACTTCCTATGAG